The following is a genomic window from Bacillus sp. V2I10.
AGGTATAAAGTTTAATTGGGCGCAACCAGTCATTTATACCTGTTTATCATTGTGAGTGAATTCCAAGACTTTTCACATTAATTCCGAGACTTTTCGAGTTAATTCCAAGACTTTTGCCATTAATTCCAAGACTTTTCATATTAATTCCGCATAATTGTGAACAAAAGACGTTTGTCTGAAACATAGCCAGGCTATATAACAAGAAAAAGCTGTGTCCTTATGCGGCACAGCTTTTTTTAGTTACCCTTTTACAGTACGGTTTTCCATAATTGCAGGCGCTTCCTGCTTCTTAATCACTAAAACAAACAAACTCGCCACCAAGCAGAATAGACCAGATATAAGAAAAGCCCACGTGTAAGAGCTGAGAACCTTATAAATCATTCCCCCGCCAAAGGCAGCCGCGGCAGCACCAGCTTGATGTGCAGCAAAAATCCATCCATAAATAATTCCGCTCTTTTCAATACCAAAGACTTGCTGCGATATTCCAATCGTGGGCGGAACAGTCGCAATCCAGTCCAAACCGTAAAAAATAGAAAAAATGATTAGTAGACTTGTAGAGCCTTCAAATAATGCATATGGCAATAACAGCAAAGACAAACCTCTAAGTCCGTAATACCAAAACAGCAGCCAGCGATTATCAAATCGATCTGAAAGCCAACCAGACGCCGTTGTTCCGATTAAATCAAAGATGCCCATAAAGGACAGCAAGCCCGCAGCTGTCACTGCCGGAATACCAAAACTGATGCAAACCGGAATAAAATGCGTTCCGATCAACCCGCTCGTCGATAGCCCGCATATAAAAAAGCTTCCTGCAAGCAGCCAAAATTCCTTTGCTTTTATTGCTTCGATTAAGCCCTGAAATGCCATGATGATCGGATTTTCCTTTTGGAACGAGCTTTCTATTGGTTCTTCATCCTCTGATCCATAAGGCAAAATCCCGATATCCATTGGTGAATTTTTCATAAAAATCAGGATGATTACAAACATTCCAAGACAAAGGAATAAAACAAGGGAAATGGCTTCCCGCCATGAATAAACTTCAGTGATCCAGGCTAAAACCGGCAGTAAAATCAACTGGCCGGTTGCGGTGCTTGCTGTCAGAATTCCAACGGCAAGCCCTCTCCTTTTAACAAACCATCGATTTGCAACATAAGGGCTCAATACGGTCAAAAACAACCCAGAACCAAGACCTATAATAACACCCCATATTAGAATGAGCTGCCAGGAATCCTGCATGAAAAAAGTGAGTACAATCCCTGACAGTAAGGTGGTCATCGCAAGAATCATCATTCTTTTTAAGCCAAGCACTTCGATCAGGGCAGCCATAAATGGTCCCGACAGGCCATATAGAAACAGACTGATGGCAAAAGCAAGCGATATGACGGGGCGGTCCCAGCCAAATTCCTTCTCAAAAGGCACGATAAATACTCCCGAGGAAGATCTGATAATGCCGGCTACAATAATGGCCAAAAAAGTGACAGATAAAATGATCCAGCTATAGTGAATACGTTTCATATATGTACCTTCATTCTCTTTTATTCTATTTTAAATTAACCATAGAATTTCACAGCAGTAATCTTCAAGCTTCATCCAGCTGAAAATTCCTTCGCCCCCAAATAGCGTTCTTTAAGGATTTTTCGGTGATGAAGCTCATGACCGGCAATAATACATGCGATCGCACGTACTGTAACATCCAATTGATTTGCCGTTCCCCATCTCAGCCAGTCTTTTTCTTTTAAACTCTTAAGCAGGAGCAGCGTTCCCTCTCGGACAACGAACAGGTTCTGAAGGAGATCTTCCATCTTCTCCTGATTAAAATTCGCCTGAGCTATATATGCATTTTCATCATAGCCAGGCAGCTGCGCCGCATCTCCCCTTGCAATGGATAAAAGACGGTATGCCATGATTCTTTCAGTATCCACAACATGGCCGATCACTTCCTTTATGCTCCATTTACCCGGTGCGTATCTGAATTCCCCTTCTGTTTCAGAAAGGTCGTTAAGCAAATGCAGGGTATCCTTTACTTGCTGCTTTAAAAGCTGTTCAATATCTCCTTCAGGTATCATGCTGATATATCCTGCATAATACTGTGCATATTCATTTTGTTCCGGGCGTTTGTTCATGCTCCTCATCCTTTATCAAATATTTTCTCTTTTATAAACTCTTATTCTTCATTCTATGTCCAATTCCCATCCCTCACCATCTTTTCCAAACGGATCAAAAGCCTAAAGTGGGTTTCATCTACAGAGCCTATGTTTTTAGAAAGGTTCCATAATTGAATCTTGGATGTTTCCTTATTCACTTTAAACGGCTTTAAATCCTCTGCAGCAGCGAAAAAAATTGGACTGTATTTTACTTTTCCCGTGCGTTTCTTTCTTTTTTTCAGCAAACCTGCAAAATCCAGTTCCGGAACAAATTGCCCGGTTTCCTCAAATAACTCTCTTATTGCGCATTCTTTTGGAGATTCCCCGATTTTCCTTCTCCCGCCGGGAAGCTCCCATTGCTTTCTCTTTATACTGAAACAAAGCAGGAATTTTCCCCTGCATTTGAAAATAACAAAAGATCCTGCCAACGGCTGAAATGAAACCATTTCGGATTCATCTACGCTTAAAAAGTCATCAAATTCTGATCGGCTCCTGATAGTCTATTCCTCCCTGAATTCTGCGAAGAGAATGTGCTTGGTCATTTGATATGATTATGCTCTGCTATTCAGGAATGTCACAGGTGAATTGTAAATTAATGAACACACCTACTTCTTATCTTTCCTTATACTTCCAATGCTTTTCCTCCATATCCTCATAATACAATCGATCTAGAAGCTGATTTAGAACGCCATTAAAGTACCCTGAGATGCTGCGTAACTTTTTTCGCTTTACAGCTTGAAACACAATTTTGACTGATTCAATTCCTATTTTTAATAAAGTCTTTTCTATGTAAATACCATTTAAATGGACAATTTGTGCTGTATAGATTCCGTACATGCGGTTAATTAATTTTTGATCTTTTGTAAAACATTGGCACATATGCTGAAATTGGAGAAAAGGTGACAAAGGCTGGATCTCTGGATACGTATTTAATTCTTTTTTTATGCTTAAAGAAGGATGGTTTAAAGGTGTGACATTTTGCATTTTCTCTTGTGTGACATTTCGCTTTTGCTGATGAGGCAGAATGACGATAGCATTTGACGTTTGCTGATTGTCGCTTTTACGCTTAAGAGCATACTGCCTGATAATTCCAAATTCCTCTAATTGATGACAAACACGGATAATCGTTCTCCGGCTTTTCCCTGTTAATTTACCAATTTTATTTTTTGATAAAAAAGAGACTCCCATGTACTTCAAACTGTATCTTCCAATAAGCTTTAAAACCTCAATCATTGTTTTGGTAAGCCTAT
Proteins encoded in this region:
- a CDS encoding MFS transporter, with amino-acid sequence MKRIHYSWIILSVTFLAIIVAGIIRSSSGVFIVPFEKEFGWDRPVISLAFAISLFLYGLSGPFMAALIEVLGLKRMMILAMTTLLSGIVLTFFMQDSWQLILIWGVIIGLGSGLFLTVLSPYVANRWFVKRRGLAVGILTASTATGQLILLPVLAWITEVYSWREAISLVLFLCLGMFVIILIFMKNSPMDIGILPYGSEDEEPIESSFQKENPIIMAFQGLIEAIKAKEFWLLAGSFFICGLSTSGLIGTHFIPVCISFGIPAVTAAGLLSFMGIFDLIGTTASGWLSDRFDNRWLLFWYYGLRGLSLLLLPYALFEGSTSLLIIFSIFYGLDWIATVPPTIGISQQVFGIEKSGIIYGWIFAAHQAGAAAAAFGGGMIYKVLSSYTWAFLISGLFCLVASLFVLVIKKQEAPAIMENRTVKG
- a CDS encoding DinB family protein, encoding MNKRPEQNEYAQYYAGYISMIPEGDIEQLLKQQVKDTLHLLNDLSETEGEFRYAPGKWSIKEVIGHVVDTERIMAYRLLSIARGDAAQLPGYDENAYIAQANFNQEKMEDLLQNLFVVREGTLLLLKSLKEKDWLRWGTANQLDVTVRAIACIIAGHELHHRKILKERYLGAKEFSAG
- a CDS encoding NUDIX domain-containing protein, which translates into the protein MVSFQPLAGSFVIFKCRGKFLLCFSIKRKQWELPGGRRKIGESPKECAIRELFEETGQFVPELDFAGLLKKRKKRTGKVKYSPIFFAAAEDLKPFKVNKETSKIQLWNLSKNIGSVDETHFRLLIRLEKMVRDGNWT
- a CDS encoding helix-turn-helix domain-containing protein, yielding MKKTIDFLACPETYKKLQLFSTCEELDASIYNHLKDENNRLTKTMIEVLKLIGRYSLKYMGVSFLSKNKIGKLTGKSRRTIIRVCHQLEEFGIIRQYALKRKSDNQQTSNAIVILPHQQKRNVTQEKMQNVTPLNHPSLSIKKELNTYPEIQPLSPFLQFQHMCQCFTKDQKLINRMYGIYTAQIVHLNGIYIEKTLLKIGIESVKIVFQAVKRKKLRSISGYFNGVLNQLLDRLYYEDMEEKHWKYKER